The Desulfatiglans sp. genomic interval TTGGCTCTACCCCTGATTTTAACGCATTCCTGAGGATAGGCACTGACGAACGGGTTACATGTTTTATCGGAAAGGTGGATATGGGGCAGGGCACTATTACATCCTTTCCACAGTTGGTGGCAGAGGAGCTTGATGTCGCATATGACAGTGTGGACATGGTCATGGGTGATACTGATACATGCCCCTGGGACATTGGTACAGGCGGTTCAATGTCCATTCGAATTGTAGGTGTGCAGGTCAGGAGCGCTGCTGCCGAGGCAAAGGGAGTATTAAAGCTGCTCGCGGCAGAGTATCTGAAATCCCCTGTTGAGAGACTTAAAACAAAAGATGGTGTTGTGTTTGACACAAAAAAATCTGATGCAAAAGTCACCTATGGTACCCTTGCAAAGGGAAATATAATAGAAAAACATCTGGAAACAAAGCCATCTGTTACATCTCCCGATGGTTTTGAGTTTATTGGTAAACCATATTTTCATCAGGATGCATACAAAAAGGTTACTGGCATTGCGCAATACGCCGGTGATATCCGGCTTACTGACATGCTGTACGCAGCCATCCTGAGGCCCCCTGTACATGGAGCATTACTGAAAAGCGCTGCTCTTTCCGAGGCAAAGAAGATAGAGGGGGTGCAGGTTATTGAAGATGATAATTTTATTGCTCTTCTGCATGAAGCCCCTGATATTGCCAGAAAGGCTTTAAGCATGGTAAAGACAGAATATGATCTGCCCAGTTTAAAACTCAATGATAAAAATATATATGAGCATCTTCTTCAGACCCCTGTGCAGGCGCAGGTAAAGGAGAAGAAGGGAGAAATTGAAGAGGGGATGAAACTGGCAAAGGAGCTGTTTGAAGAGACTTATACAAGCGCCTATGTGGCCCATGCACCAATAGAAACCCACACGAGCCTCGCAACCATAGAAAATGGCAAGGTCACCATCTGGGCATCTACCCAGTCGCCATTTGCAGTCCAGAGAACAGTCGCCGAGGGGATGAAGCTTCCTGCTGACAAGGTAAGGGTTATTACACCTTTTGTGGGTGGAGCCTTTGGAGGGAAGCTTACAATGGTTACAGACAGTAACCTTGAGGCGCTTGAGGCAGCAAGGCTGTCGCATCTGACAGGAAGGCCCGTTCAGGTCTCATTTTCAAGAGAGGAGGAATTTTTTTATGACACCTTCAGACCTGCTGCAATTGTGAAGATAAAATCAGGGATTGATGGTTCGGGTAAAATTGTCTTTTGGAATTCTAATGTGTATATGGCCGGTGATGGAGGCGCTGAGGTCATATATAATATACCTCACCAAATGGTGAACATTTATGGCACATGGATGATGCCTCCGCCTGGCGCTCATCCATTCAGAATTGGCCCCTGGCGGGCCCCTGGAGTCCCTAATAATATTCATGCAAAGGAGATGCAGATAAGTCTTATGGCGGCAAAGGCAGGTATTGACCCGCTTGAGTTCAGATTGAAAAACCTTAAGGATGAA includes:
- a CDS encoding molybdopterin-dependent oxidoreductase; translation: MKQNHKDDLMKGPVSSDIDYDRRDFFKKIGLIGGGIIIYCTIGDTGSSIAQPGFGSTPDFNAFLRIGTDERVTCFIGKVDMGQGTITSFPQLVAEELDVAYDSVDMVMGDTDTCPWDIGTGGSMSIRIVGVQVRSAAAEAKGVLKLLAAEYLKSPVERLKTKDGVVFDTKKSDAKVTYGTLAKGNIIEKHLETKPSVTSPDGFEFIGKPYFHQDAYKKVTGIAQYAGDIRLTDMLYAAILRPPVHGALLKSAALSEAKKIEGVQVIEDDNFIALLHEAPDIARKALSMVKTEYDLPSLKLNDKNIYEHLLQTPVQAQVKEKKGEIEEGMKLAKELFEETYTSAYVAHAPIETHTSLATIENGKVTIWASTQSPFAVQRTVAEGMKLPADKVRVITPFVGGAFGGKLTMVTDSNLEALEAARLSHLTGRPVQVSFSREEEFFYDTFRPAAIVKIKSGIDGSGKIVFWNSNVYMAGDGGAEVIYNIPHQMVNIYGTWMMPPPGAHPFRIGPWRAPGVPNNIHAKEMQISLMAAKAGIDPLEFRLKNLKDEKMIGVLKAAAKKFGYKPVKPLSGRGIGISCGIDVDTYVAHIGEIELDKKTGEIRVKRVVCVYDMGLCINPQGTKIQMEGACIMSMGYALSEGIRFSDGAILDKNFDTYRIPGFSWVPKIDTVILKKDNDPPHGAGEPAVIGMGAVIASGVFDATGAKLLEMPMTPERVKAALGKV